The proteins below are encoded in one region of Candidatus Eisenbacteria bacterium:
- a CDS encoding cold-shock protein, translating to MASGTVKWFNEAKGFGFITQSDGGDDVFVHFSAIQGNGFKTLAEGEALEFDVTKGPKGLQAANVRKA from the coding sequence GTGGCTAGTGGCACTGTGAAGTGGTTCAACGAGGCGAAGGGCTTTGGTTTCATTACCCAGTCGGATGGTGGCGACGACGTGTTCGTCCACTTCTCCGCGATCCAAGGCAACGGCTTCAAGACGCTTGCCGAGGGTGAGGCACTGGAGTTCGACGTGACCAAGGGCCCGAAGGGCCTGCAGGCGGCGAACGTCCGCAAGGCTTAA
- a CDS encoding DEAD/DEAH box helicase: MASPSRGFEPLSSSLIDALRRARERFPAYVRTRGADYFHRRRVGSIELRPDTIQAKVYGTRTYKSGWRWNGHEANPQCSCPVGPFCKHSYALALAVLREHDRGGAVETTWTERPSSSVATELEEWAHRHTTPPSRSLRVVLGLEHRDDGPGVVLEARVTSPRLKDQTRSQQQIAQMAYDAQGGRHGLSPPQARLARLLAERVRGLRERHGHTIEVPVVVLNQLLDAFPSSPFVTWGAPLDPDLAARAGVVAGARARLEDGLVDVAPVCQVKGEAMRISLAVRWADGRQRTLDQVVYLQSHDDLHPSLVLAGGGFWRVNEEPPRALLLRLAGDAGVEVPIKGRERFLELLAASFDSVAEALAPLTRVHRAHPIVVMELSDWLSVRLYAAPDPAWRPGQAGGPVFALDGEGRWERLTETGHAEDALVTMEPGRSTGPSEDGGGGSSAALETGGDWLLDMPDPESVRVAREWLAFLPLVPERKGGALASESRLTGWMRIDARSLDTLAEAWDRRPRDVTYIGNGRMRELLAGAPLRARVRVTASGVDWFSVRADWEAEGRALTEEDLARLRSSRSRFVKLSTGWVRRERVAEHDQTAELLADMGIEVNAGEQRLTLWQVARARPESLAALESLETDTARQIRELRERVGSFAGLPAVPVPDTFRGELRHYQKEGLDFLAYVTGLGLGAILADDMGLGKTIQALAWIEHARQADPAGGAVLVVCPASVVHNWIRESQRFLPHLRVLALTSGHERHALRQEISNVDLVVTNYALVRRDLADWRNVALRAVILDEAQNIKNPDAAVSRAVQQLQCRHRMALTGTPLENRALDLWSIMQFVNPGYLGSRKAFVARYDAPDAPPYRRRLLAARLRPMLLRRLKSQVALELPDRIEEQRDCELTTGQRKLYLLELERGRALMARLITPREVQQSRLEILSVLTRLRQICCHPALAGGKPSLGSGKFDAVFELLEPLLAEGHKVLLFSQFVECLKLLDQEMEARGIGRHMLTGSTTRREEVVTAFESDSEPCVFLISLRAGGTGLNLTAASYVVLFDPWWNPAVEAQAIDRTHRIGQTRTVIAYRMLASGTIEEKIWELQQRKAALASDVLGEEGFARTLDREALQYLFEEE; this comes from the coding sequence ATGGCATCCCCTTCGCGTGGCTTCGAGCCGCTTTCCAGCAGTCTGATCGACGCGCTCCGGCGCGCTCGCGAGCGCTTTCCGGCGTACGTGCGCACCCGCGGCGCCGATTATTTCCACCGCCGGCGTGTCGGATCCATCGAGCTGCGGCCCGACACCATCCAGGCCAAGGTCTACGGTACCCGTACCTACAAGAGCGGCTGGCGGTGGAACGGCCACGAGGCCAATCCGCAGTGCTCGTGCCCGGTGGGTCCTTTCTGCAAACACTCCTATGCGCTTGCATTGGCCGTACTCCGCGAGCACGACCGCGGTGGCGCCGTCGAGACGACATGGACGGAGCGTCCGTCATCCAGCGTCGCGACCGAGCTGGAGGAGTGGGCGCATCGCCACACCACTCCTCCGTCGCGCAGCCTGCGCGTGGTGCTGGGCCTCGAGCATCGCGACGACGGCCCCGGCGTCGTGCTGGAGGCGCGCGTCACGAGCCCTCGCCTCAAGGACCAGACCCGTTCGCAGCAGCAGATCGCCCAGATGGCGTATGACGCGCAGGGCGGACGCCATGGGCTGTCGCCACCTCAAGCCAGGCTGGCCCGATTGCTCGCCGAACGGGTGCGCGGACTGCGGGAGCGTCACGGACACACGATCGAGGTCCCGGTGGTTGTCCTCAACCAGCTGCTCGACGCCTTCCCGAGCTCGCCTTTCGTGACCTGGGGCGCGCCGCTCGATCCGGATCTGGCCGCGCGCGCCGGCGTCGTGGCCGGAGCGCGCGCGCGCCTCGAGGACGGCCTGGTGGACGTGGCGCCGGTGTGTCAGGTGAAGGGCGAGGCCATGCGCATCTCGCTTGCCGTCCGCTGGGCCGATGGACGCCAGCGGACGCTCGACCAGGTGGTGTATCTGCAGAGCCATGACGATCTCCACCCGAGCCTGGTCCTGGCCGGCGGCGGATTCTGGCGCGTGAACGAGGAACCGCCCCGCGCTCTGCTGCTGCGCCTGGCCGGCGACGCGGGTGTCGAGGTTCCGATCAAGGGACGCGAGCGTTTCCTCGAGCTCCTGGCGGCGAGCTTCGACAGCGTGGCCGAAGCGCTGGCCCCCCTCACGAGAGTGCATCGCGCGCACCCCATCGTGGTGATGGAGCTGTCCGATTGGCTGAGCGTGCGGCTCTACGCCGCGCCCGATCCCGCGTGGCGCCCGGGCCAGGCGGGCGGCCCCGTGTTCGCGCTGGACGGCGAGGGGCGCTGGGAGCGACTCACCGAGACCGGGCACGCGGAGGACGCTCTGGTGACCATGGAGCCGGGCCGATCCACGGGACCGTCCGAGGATGGCGGAGGCGGGAGCTCTGCCGCCCTCGAGACCGGTGGCGACTGGCTGCTCGACATGCCCGATCCCGAATCGGTGCGCGTCGCGCGCGAGTGGCTGGCGTTCCTGCCGCTGGTGCCCGAGCGAAAGGGAGGCGCGCTTGCATCCGAGAGCCGCCTCACGGGGTGGATGCGGATCGACGCGCGCAGTCTGGATACGCTGGCCGAGGCCTGGGACCGACGGCCTCGGGATGTCACCTACATCGGGAACGGGCGCATGCGTGAGCTGCTGGCCGGCGCCCCCCTTCGCGCTCGGGTTCGGGTGACCGCGAGTGGTGTGGACTGGTTCTCGGTGCGCGCCGATTGGGAGGCCGAAGGACGTGCGCTCACCGAGGAGGACCTCGCCCGCTTGCGCTCGTCACGATCGCGCTTCGTGAAGCTGTCGACGGGCTGGGTGCGGCGCGAGCGCGTGGCCGAGCACGACCAAACGGCTGAGCTGCTGGCGGACATGGGCATCGAGGTCAATGCCGGCGAGCAACGACTCACGCTGTGGCAGGTCGCTCGCGCGCGGCCTGAGAGCCTGGCCGCGCTCGAATCGCTCGAAACCGACACCGCGCGGCAGATCCGGGAGCTGCGGGAGCGCGTGGGATCGTTCGCCGGATTGCCCGCGGTGCCCGTCCCCGACACCTTCCGCGGCGAGCTTCGCCACTATCAGAAGGAGGGTCTCGACTTCCTCGCCTACGTCACGGGCCTCGGCCTCGGCGCGATCCTGGCCGACGACATGGGCCTGGGAAAGACCATCCAGGCCCTGGCGTGGATCGAGCACGCGCGCCAGGCGGATCCCGCCGGCGGAGCGGTGCTGGTGGTGTGCCCGGCGTCGGTGGTGCACAACTGGATCCGCGAATCCCAGCGGTTCCTGCCACACCTCCGCGTGCTGGCGTTGACCAGCGGGCATGAACGGCACGCGCTCCGGCAGGAGATCTCGAACGTCGACCTGGTGGTCACCAACTACGCGCTGGTGCGCCGCGATCTGGCCGACTGGCGGAACGTCGCATTGCGGGCCGTGATCCTGGACGAAGCGCAGAACATCAAGAATCCCGACGCCGCGGTGAGCCGCGCCGTGCAGCAGCTCCAGTGCCGTCACCGGATGGCGTTGACCGGGACACCGCTCGAGAATCGTGCGCTCGACCTGTGGAGCATCATGCAGTTCGTGAACCCCGGATACCTCGGCAGTCGCAAGGCGTTCGTGGCCCGTTACGACGCTCCCGACGCGCCGCCCTATCGGCGACGGCTGCTGGCTGCCCGCCTGCGCCCCATGCTCCTCCGGCGGCTCAAGAGCCAGGTGGCGCTCGAGCTGCCCGATCGAATCGAGGAGCAGCGCGACTGCGAGCTGACCACGGGCCAGAGAAAGCTCTACCTGCTCGAGCTCGAGCGTGGGCGCGCGTTGATGGCCCGACTCATCACACCCAGGGAGGTGCAGCAGAGCCGGCTCGAGATCCTGAGCGTGCTCACCCGACTGCGCCAGATCTGCTGCCACCCGGCGCTGGCCGGCGGCAAACCGTCGCTCGGCTCCGGCAAGTTCGACGCGGTGTTCGAGCTGCTCGAGCCGCTGCTCGCCGAGGGCCACAAGGTGCTTCTGTTCTCGCAATTCGTGGAGTGCCTGAAGCTGCTCGACCAGGAGATGGAGGCGCGCGGCATCGGGCGTCACATGCTCACCGGCTCGACGACGCGGCGCGAAGAGGTGGTGACGGCATTCGAGTCCGATTCCGAGCCCTGCGTGTTCCTGATCTCGCTGCGGGCCGGAGGCACCGGCCTCAATCTCACGGCGGCGAGCTATGTGGTGCTGTTCGATCCCTGGTGGAACCCCGCCGTCGAAGCCCAGGCCATCGATCGCACCCACCGCATCGGTCAGACACGGACGGTGATCGCCTATCGCATGCTGGCCAGCGGAACGATCGAGGAGAAGATCTGGGAGCTGCAGCAGCGCAAGGCCGCGCTCGCCAGCGACGTGCTCGGCGAGGAGGGATTCGCCCGGACGCTCGACCGCGAGGCCTTGCAGTATTTGTTTGAGGAGGAGTGA